The following proteins are co-located in the Triticum aestivum cultivar Chinese Spring chromosome 1A, IWGSC CS RefSeq v2.1, whole genome shotgun sequence genome:
- the LOC123146583 gene encoding uncharacterized protein, whose product MGSSRVEGLIPFIYKAIKEHRRSGSRAAAYRGADVEDDVDLGDTDQRRRWLEQELRSPLRAAAAPASAQAHGRNRSLEELAGQVGLSPGRRMPLPKARSVRAFACIGAGAA is encoded by the coding sequence ATGGGCAGCTCACGGGTGGAAGGCCTCATCCCCTTCATCTACAAGGCCATCAAGGAGCACCGCCGGAGCGGCAGCCGGGCCGCCGCCTACCGGGGCGCGGACGTGGAGGACGACGTGGACCTCGGCGACACGGACCAGAGGCGGCGCTGGCTGGAGCAGGAGCTGCGGTCGccgctccgcgccgccgccgccccggcgtcgGCGCAGGCGCACGGGCGGAaccggtcgctggaggagctggCCGGCCAGGTGGGGCTCTCGCCGGGCCGGCGGATGCCGTTGCCCAAGGCCAGGAGCGTCCGCGCCTTCGCCTGCATCGGCGCCGGCGCCGCGTGA